Below is a window of Roseivirga misakiensis DNA.
CTTCTGAACGCTAGTGTCAATTTCATCAGCCCAAGCAAGAATACCACCTTTCAAATTGTAAAGATTGTCAAAGCCATGATTGGTTTCTAGCCATTGGATCACATCACCACTTCTTTTGCCGCTTCGGCAGTGTACGATCACCTGCTTCTCTCTGTCAAATTTATCAACGTTTTGAGGAACAGAGTTCATGGGAATTAAAACGCCACCGATTTCTGCAATCTCAAATTCGTTAGGTTCTCTAACATCAATTAATTGAAAATCTGCACCAGAATTTCTTAGTTCGTTTAGCTCTTTTACGCTTACTTCTTTCATTGGGATTGTGTCTTGTTCTTGGAAACTAGTGATTCTGTGATTTGGTTCAGCTTTTTTACTTTCTCTCCAAAATTACTCTTTAAACTATCTCTGATCAGGCGCATATTTTGAAGCAAATCGTCAATTTCTTCGGGTAAAACATTGTTTAAAACCTCCTTTAATCGCTTGGCGACTGTCGGAGACTTTCCATTGGTCGAAATGGCGATTTTCAAATCCCCTTTATTGACAATGCTTCCCATGTAAAAATCACAGAGTTCGGGAGTATCGGCAACATTTACTAAAATGTCTCTGCGTTTTGCCTCCTTATAAATAGCATCGTTCGTTTCGTTATTTTCCGTTGCAGCGATCACAATCTGCATACCCGTTAGATCCTCATTAAAATAGCCTCTTTCAAAAAGCCTAACCGAACCATGCTGTGCGGCAAGTTTCTTTATCTCGTCTTTGATAGACTGACCAACTAGGGTGATTTTAGCCGATGGACTACTTTTCAATAAGAAAGTTAGCTTTTCTAAACCGACCTCACCACCACCGATAATCAACGTATCGAATTGGTGAACTTTTAGGAAAACGGGGTATAGTTCGTTAGCCATATCAATTGATTATATAATTCGAGGCTAAGTCAGCCAGTCGCGCTTTTTCAGATAAAGCAACGGTTTCACCAATTACTATGACGGCAGGAGAAGAGACTTGCGCACCTTCTGCTAGTTGCTCAATGCTATTAATGGTTCCTCGCACGAATTTTTCATTCTTGAGTGAGCCATTTTGGATAATAGCCACAGGTGTTTCCCCTTTATTCAAGAGCTGGAAAATTTCACAGATGGCTCGAAGTTTTCGGGTGCCCATTAAAACGACTATGGTTGCTGAGGATTGCGCAGCCAATGAAATGTCATCGGTGAGCTCATTGGTCTGTGAAGTAGCAGTTACTACCCAATAACTTTGGCTAATACCCCGGCTGGTCAGCGGTATTCCGCGTAGGGCAGGGACAGCGTGAGCACTGCTAATACCCGGTACCATTTGGCAAGTTACATTGTGTGCTTGTGCGTAATGTATCTCCTCATAACCCCTTCCAAAAATAAAAGGGTCGCCACCTTTTAGCCGAACAACATGCCCTTTTTCCTTCGCAAAATGGACGATGAGTTCATTGATGGTGTCTTGGGTGTGGCTATGTTTCCCAACCCGTTTTCCAACATAAATATGCTCGGTTTTACTTTTAGAATATTGAAGCAAATCTTTGCAAGCCAAGTCGTCATACAAGATCACATCGGCATCAGCAATAGCTTTTATACCCTTAACAGTTATTAAATCAGGATCACCCGGCCCTGCACCGACCAATGTTAATTGTGGGTCAATCGTACTTTTCATTAGGCTTTATAAAAATCGGTGATCACCTGTTTATCCAAACCACCCTTTTCCTTCAGTTGTAAGTCACGGAAAATGCGTACACGCTCCAGAAAAGACTGGGCATCGTTGAAATAGGAAGTGGCAAATTCAAATGTTGGCACTTGCTTAT
It encodes the following:
- a CDS encoding precorrin-2 dehydrogenase/sirohydrochlorin ferrochelatase family protein, translated to MANELYPVFLKVHQFDTLIIGGGEVGLEKLTFLLKSSPSAKITLVGQSIKDEIKKLAAQHGSVRLFERGYFNEDLTGMQIVIAATENNETNDAIYKEAKRRDILVNVADTPELCDFYMGSIVNKGDLKIAISTNGKSPTVAKRLKEVLNNVLPEEIDDLLQNMRLIRDSLKSNFGEKVKKLNQITESLVSKNKTQSQ
- a CDS encoding rhodanese-like domain-containing protein, giving the protein MKEVSVKELNELRNSGADFQLIDVREPNEFEIAEIGGVLIPMNSVPQNVDKFDREKQVIVHCRSGKRSGDVIQWLETNHGFDNLYNLKGGILAWADEIDTSVQKY
- the cobA gene encoding uroporphyrinogen-III C-methyltransferase, with amino-acid sequence MKSTIDPQLTLVGAGPGDPDLITVKGIKAIADADVILYDDLACKDLLQYSKSKTEHIYVGKRVGKHSHTQDTINELIVHFAKEKGHVVRLKGGDPFIFGRGYEEIHYAQAHNVTCQMVPGISSAHAVPALRGIPLTSRGISQSYWVVTATSQTNELTDDISLAAQSSATIVVLMGTRKLRAICEIFQLLNKGETPVAIIQNGSLKNEKFVRGTINSIEQLAEGAQVSSPAVIVIGETVALSEKARLADLASNYIIN